In the Pseudolabrys taiwanensis genome, one interval contains:
- the leuS gene encoding leucine--tRNA ligase, with amino-acid sequence MTADSSKNERADRYNAREAETRWQKAWDAQGIFATKNDDPRPKYYVLEMFPYPSGRIHMGHVRNYTMGDVVARFKRAMGNAVLHPMGWDAFGMPAENAAIDRKVHPKEWTYANIAAMKKQLQSMGLSLDWAREVATCDPTYYKHQQRMFLDFLKAGLVAREYRKVNWDPVDHTVLANEQVIDGRGWRSGALVEQRDLYQWVFKISDYAQDLLEALDTLDRWPDKVRLMQKNWIGRSEGLLVRFMLDTATTPSGETELEIFTTRPDTLFGAKFMAIAPDHPLAQAAAAKNPKLAEFIAEAKQIGTAQEAIDTAEKMGFDTGIRAVHPFDPNWKLPVYVANFILMDYGTGAIFGCPAHDQRDLDFVNKYGLGNTPVVLPPGQDPKTFAVTDVAYDGDGTMFNSKNDVVDLNGMTPQKAFDTVANTLAATTRGNRPVAQRQVNYRLRDWGISRQRYWGCPIPIIHCEQCGVVPVPVADLPVKLPDDVTFDKPGNPLDRHPTWKHVKCPSCGGEARRETDTMDTFVDSSWYFTRFTDPWNEAEPTTPAVANRWLPVDQYIGGIEHAILHLLYSRFFTRAMHKTGHVNIDEPFAGLFTQGMVVHETYRDKAGNWVEPANVTIEGMGDARTAKLTATGEPIEIGSIEKMSKSKKNTVDPDDIIGAYGADTARWFMLSDSPPERDVIWTEEGAQGAWRFVQRLWRLVGEIANVPVVAARPAQFSEQALALRKAAHRALNNVTDDIARLRFNRCVAHIYEFANALSEGIGSVETAPADDLAWALREAGDILVRLFHPMMPHLAEECWATLGHKTLVATEAWPQVEGDLLVENTITLPVQINGKKRADVTVPREAGKDEIEAAVLALDAVQKALDGKSPKKVIVVPQRIVNVVA; translated from the coding sequence ACGATCCGCGCCCGAAATATTATGTCCTGGAGATGTTCCCCTACCCGTCGGGGCGCATCCACATGGGCCACGTCCGCAACTACACGATGGGCGACGTGGTCGCGCGCTTCAAGCGCGCCATGGGCAACGCCGTGCTGCACCCGATGGGCTGGGACGCCTTCGGCATGCCGGCGGAGAACGCCGCCATCGACCGCAAGGTGCATCCGAAGGAATGGACCTACGCCAACATCGCGGCGATGAAGAAACAGCTCCAGTCGATGGGGCTGTCGCTTGACTGGGCGCGCGAGGTCGCGACCTGCGATCCGACTTATTACAAGCACCAGCAGCGCATGTTCCTCGACTTCCTCAAGGCGGGGCTGGTCGCGCGCGAATATCGCAAGGTGAACTGGGACCCGGTCGACCACACCGTGCTCGCCAACGAGCAGGTGATCGATGGCCGCGGTTGGCGCTCGGGCGCCCTGGTCGAGCAGCGCGATCTCTATCAGTGGGTCTTCAAGATCAGCGACTACGCGCAGGACCTGCTCGAGGCGCTCGACACGCTCGACCGCTGGCCGGACAAGGTTCGGCTGATGCAGAAGAACTGGATCGGTCGGTCGGAAGGCCTGCTCGTCCGCTTCATGCTCGATACGGCGACGACGCCGTCAGGCGAGACCGAACTCGAGATCTTCACCACGCGGCCGGACACCTTGTTCGGCGCCAAGTTCATGGCCATTGCGCCGGATCATCCGCTGGCGCAGGCAGCGGCAGCGAAGAATCCAAAGCTTGCCGAATTCATCGCCGAGGCCAAGCAGATCGGCACCGCGCAGGAAGCGATCGATACTGCCGAGAAGATGGGCTTCGACACCGGCATTCGCGCCGTGCATCCGTTCGATCCGAATTGGAAACTGCCGGTCTATGTCGCCAACTTCATCCTGATGGACTACGGCACAGGCGCCATCTTCGGCTGCCCGGCGCACGACCAGCGCGACCTCGATTTCGTCAACAAGTACGGTCTCGGTAATACGCCGGTGGTGCTGCCGCCAGGCCAGGACCCGAAGACTTTCGCCGTCACCGATGTCGCGTATGACGGCGACGGCACGATGTTCAATTCGAAGAACGATGTCGTCGACCTCAACGGCATGACGCCGCAGAAGGCTTTCGACACGGTGGCCAATACGCTAGCCGCGACGACGCGCGGCAATCGACCGGTGGCGCAGCGCCAGGTGAACTATCGCCTGCGCGACTGGGGCATTTCGCGTCAGCGATACTGGGGCTGCCCGATCCCGATCATTCACTGCGAGCAGTGCGGCGTCGTGCCGGTGCCGGTCGCCGACCTGCCGGTGAAGCTCCCGGACGATGTGACGTTCGACAAGCCGGGCAATCCGCTCGACCGGCATCCGACCTGGAAGCACGTGAAGTGTCCGTCCTGCGGGGGCGAGGCGCGGCGCGAGACCGATACCATGGACACCTTTGTCGACTCGTCCTGGTACTTCACGCGCTTCACCGATCCGTGGAACGAAGCCGAGCCGACGACGCCGGCTGTCGCCAATCGCTGGCTGCCGGTCGATCAATATATCGGCGGCATCGAGCACGCGATTTTGCATCTTCTCTATTCGCGCTTCTTCACCCGCGCGATGCACAAGACCGGCCACGTGAATATCGACGAGCCCTTTGCCGGCTTGTTCACGCAAGGCATGGTCGTGCACGAGACCTATCGCGACAAGGCCGGCAACTGGGTCGAGCCGGCCAATGTCACCATCGAGGGCATGGGTGACGCGCGCACGGCCAAGCTGACGGCGACCGGCGAACCGATCGAGATCGGCTCGATCGAAAAGATGTCGAAGTCGAAAAAGAACACGGTCGACCCCGACGACATCATCGGCGCTTACGGTGCCGACACCGCGCGCTGGTTCATGCTGTCGGATTCCCCGCCCGAGCGCGACGTGATCTGGACCGAGGAAGGCGCGCAAGGCGCCTGGCGCTTCGTGCAGCGGCTCTGGCGCCTCGTCGGCGAGATCGCCAATGTGCCGGTGGTCGCCGCGCGGCCCGCGCAGTTCTCGGAGCAGGCGCTGGCGTTGCGCAAGGCGGCGCACCGCGCGCTCAACAATGTCACCGACGACATCGCCCGCCTGCGCTTCAACCGCTGCGTCGCCCACATCTACGAATTCGCCAACGCGCTGTCGGAGGGGATCGGCTCGGTCGAGACCGCCCCTGCCGATGACCTTGCCTGGGCGCTGCGCGAGGCCGGCGACATCCTGGTGCGGCTCTTCCACCCGATGATGCCCCACCTCGCCGAGGAGTGCTGGGCCACGCTCGGCCACAAGACCCTGGTCGCGACCGAGGCCTGGCCGCAGGTCGAGGGCGACCTCCTGGTCGAGAACACCATCACCCTGCCCGTGCAGATCAACGGCAAGAAGCGCGCCGATGTGACCGTGCCGCGGGAGGCCGGGAAGGACGAGATTGAGGCTGCCGTTCTGGCGCTCGATGCGGTACAAAAGGCCCTGGACGGCAAAAGCCCGAAAAAGGTCATCGTTGTCCCGCAGAGGATCGTGAATGTGGTCGCTTAA
- a CDS encoding LPS assembly lipoprotein LptE has product MRLIVVIGLAGLTAGCFQPMYAEQTAVGSAVAPGIKTQMDSVEVPDIKAPSGSRLARISNEVRNNLIFDLTGGSGGSAPLYRLNVNLSSSLQQVIVDITSGRPDIQNYGLDAYYTLTEIATGKTVVTSQTFARVSYNIPGQMQRFAGDRGMRDAENRAAKVISENIRNRLASYFTAGT; this is encoded by the coding sequence ATGAGATTGATTGTCGTCATTGGCCTCGCGGGCCTGACCGCCGGCTGCTTCCAGCCGATGTATGCGGAGCAGACCGCCGTCGGCAGCGCCGTCGCGCCGGGCATCAAGACCCAGATGGATTCGGTCGAAGTGCCGGACATCAAGGCGCCGTCCGGCTCGCGCCTGGCGCGCATCTCGAACGAGGTGCGCAACAATCTGATCTTCGATCTCACCGGTGGTAGCGGTGGGTCGGCGCCGCTGTATCGCCTGAACGTGAATTTGTCGTCGAGCCTGCAGCAGGTCATCGTCGACATCACCAGCGGCCGTCCGGACATTCAGAACTACGGTCTCGACGCTTATTACACGCTGACTGAAATCGCGACGGGCAAGACGGTGGTCACGAGCCAGACCTTTGCGCGCGTGTCCTACAACATCCCGGGTCAGATGCAGCGCTTCGCCGGCGACCGCGGCATGCGCGACGCCGAAAACCGCGCCGCCAAGGTGATCTCGGAGAATATCCGCAATCGCCTCGCCTCGTATTTCACGGCGGGGACATAA
- the holA gene encoding DNA polymerase III subunit delta, producing MTAVKAADIDRFIAKPDPALPIVLVYGPDAGLVRERVDALVKVSVDDPNDPFAFVRIEGEDLSGNPSRLVEEAHTVPLFGGRRAVLVKAGSRNIAAAVEMVVNAPSPECRVIIEAGDLRKSSPLRAMCEKAKVAAALPCYVDNERDLARLIDDEMRAAGLSIAPDARATLLSLLGGDRLASRNEIRKLALYAQGQSRIEVADVMAVVADASALALDGVIDAAFAGKTADVDGEFFKARAGGSSPAAIISAAIRHIASLHKMKLAVDGGDSVDFAMQRGAPPVHFSRQKLVGDALRLWTAPRLVRAMQQLAEASLDARRNAVLAEAIAQRTLLSLAVNARKRG from the coding sequence ATGACCGCCGTCAAAGCCGCCGATATCGACCGTTTCATTGCCAAGCCAGATCCGGCGCTGCCGATCGTGCTGGTCTACGGGCCCGACGCCGGCCTGGTGCGCGAGCGCGTTGACGCGCTGGTCAAGGTGTCGGTCGACGACCCCAACGATCCGTTTGCCTTCGTGCGCATCGAGGGCGAGGACCTGTCCGGCAATCCGTCGCGGCTGGTCGAAGAGGCGCACACGGTGCCGCTGTTCGGCGGCCGCCGCGCCGTGCTGGTGAAGGCCGGCTCGCGCAACATCGCCGCGGCGGTCGAGATGGTGGTCAACGCACCGTCGCCGGAATGCCGCGTCATCATCGAGGCCGGCGACCTGCGTAAGTCGTCGCCGCTGCGCGCGATGTGCGAGAAAGCGAAGGTTGCGGCGGCGCTGCCCTGTTACGTCGACAACGAGCGCGATCTGGCGCGGCTGATCGACGACGAGATGCGCGCGGCCGGTCTTTCGATCGCGCCGGATGCACGCGCCACGCTGTTGTCGCTGTTGGGCGGCGATCGCCTCGCGTCGCGCAACGAGATCCGCAAGCTGGCGCTCTATGCGCAGGGTCAAAGTCGGATCGAGGTCGCGGACGTGATGGCGGTGGTGGCCGACGCCTCGGCGCTGGCGCTCGACGGCGTGATCGATGCCGCCTTTGCCGGCAAGACGGCCGATGTCGATGGCGAGTTCTTCAAGGCGCGCGCCGGAGGCTCGTCGCCGGCGGCGATTATCTCAGCGGCGATCCGGCATATCGCCAGCCTGCACAAGATGAAGCTGGCAGTGGATGGCGGTGACTCGGTCGACTTCGCCATGCAGCGGGGCGCGCCGCCAGTGCATTTCAGCCGCCAGAAGCTGGTCGGCGATGCCTTGCGTCTGTGGACCGCGCCGCGTCTTGTCCGCGCCATGCAGCAGCTCGCCGAGGCCTCGCTCGATGCCCGCCGCAACGCCGTGCTGGCGGAGGCGATCGCACAGCGCACGCTGCTATCGCTCGCGGTGAACGCCCGCAAACGCGGCTGA
- a CDS encoding MBL fold metallo-hydrolase has translation MPASMQGPLQPGVYRFKLGGFEIATILDSKSVREGVHPLYGANASAGEVEALARANNIDPARLEHPNVPTLVNTGKELVLFDTGNGALPREYEQLKTRMPAGNLIARLAELGHKPEDIDVIVTTHGHPDHIGGLTEGGQPVFKNARYVFGATEYDFWQKNEGVREARKFNRELFVKICTPLADRATFIKPGDQVAAGITAVDAFGHSPGLMAFHIESDGKRFMITADTFTHFVMGVQRPDWFFDMDDDKDKAVATRKRILDMLATDRLMVASFHMPFPSLGWIDRAQGGYRWVPHSYQLNL, from the coding sequence ATGCCCGCTTCAATGCAAGGCCCGCTGCAGCCGGGTGTCTACCGCTTCAAGCTCGGCGGCTTCGAGATCGCCACCATCCTGGATTCCAAGTCGGTGCGCGAGGGCGTGCATCCGTTGTACGGCGCCAACGCCTCGGCCGGTGAGGTCGAGGCTCTCGCCCGGGCCAACAACATCGACCCGGCGCGCCTCGAGCATCCGAACGTGCCGACGCTGGTGAACACCGGCAAGGAGCTCGTGCTGTTCGACACCGGCAACGGCGCGCTGCCCCGCGAATACGAACAGCTCAAGACGCGCATGCCGGCGGGCAATCTGATCGCGCGGCTCGCCGAGCTCGGCCACAAGCCCGAGGACATCGACGTCATCGTCACCACGCACGGCCACCCCGATCACATCGGCGGCCTCACCGAAGGCGGCCAGCCGGTGTTCAAGAATGCGCGCTACGTCTTCGGCGCGACGGAGTACGATTTCTGGCAGAAGAACGAGGGTGTGCGCGAGGCGCGCAAGTTCAATCGCGAGCTGTTCGTCAAGATCTGCACACCGCTCGCCGACCGCGCGACCTTCATCAAGCCCGGCGATCAAGTGGCCGCGGGCATCACCGCGGTCGACGCATTCGGCCATTCGCCGGGACTGATGGCGTTCCACATCGAAAGCGACGGCAAGCGCTTCATGATCACCGCCGACACCTTCACGCATTTCGTCATGGGCGTGCAGCGGCCGGACTGGTTCTTCGACATGGATGACGACAAGGACAAGGCCGTCGCGACGCGCAAGCGCATCCTCGACATGCTGGCGACGGACCGGCTGATGGTGGCCAGCTTCCACATGCCGTTCCCGTCGCTGGGCTGGATCGATCGCGCCCAGGGCGGCTATCGCTGGGTGCCGCACAGCTATCAGCTCAATCTCTAG
- a CDS encoding septal ring lytic transglycosylase RlpA family protein, with protein sequence MSSEASSSRRYSRAFVTLCRRAALSGLLAVALAGGVFWSEAGDSAAMAVAAIPQEARPEVVIVSLATAASWPETSAPAVAAPSPAPAAAENLASLLKASAVVDHRMATRPTFAAEYRSLRRLAALIDLPRLRDGASITGIASTYNPYRDGPTEGGVQTASGEFYDPTGWTAAIQTSLRVQFGGVRYGRLYRPAYVLVECDDRQAIVKINDVGPLKPGRVIDLNERAMRYFDPFLRRGLLADVRVTLLPGEDWLPGPVGGAGLIQYALAAR encoded by the coding sequence ATGTCATCGGAAGCATCGTCGTCACGGCGTTATTCTCGCGCATTCGTCACGCTCTGCCGCCGGGCAGCACTGTCCGGTCTTCTTGCTGTCGCGCTCGCGGGCGGCGTCTTTTGGTCCGAAGCCGGCGACAGCGCCGCGATGGCTGTCGCTGCCATTCCGCAAGAGGCGCGGCCGGAGGTGGTGATCGTGTCGCTCGCGACGGCGGCCTCATGGCCTGAGACATCGGCGCCGGCCGTGGCCGCGCCCTCCCCCGCTCCCGCGGCTGCGGAGAATCTCGCCTCGCTGCTCAAGGCAAGTGCCGTCGTCGACCATCGCATGGCGACGCGACCGACGTTCGCCGCCGAGTATCGCTCGCTGCGCCGGCTCGCGGCCCTGATCGACCTGCCGCGCTTGCGCGACGGCGCCTCCATCACCGGCATCGCTTCCACCTACAATCCCTATCGCGATGGCCCGACCGAAGGCGGTGTGCAGACGGCCTCCGGGGAGTTCTACGATCCGACCGGCTGGACCGCCGCCATCCAGACGAGCCTGCGCGTGCAGTTCGGCGGCGTGCGTTATGGCCGCCTCTACCGGCCGGCTTACGTTCTGGTTGAGTGCGACGATAGGCAGGCGATCGTGAAGATCAACGATGTCGGTCCGTTGAAGCCCGGCCGCGTCATCGATCTGAATGAGCGCGCGATGCGCTACTTCGATCCGTTCCTGCGCCGCGGCTTGCTCGCCGACGTGCGCGTGACGTTGTTGCCGGGCGAGGACTGGCTGCCGGGCCCGGTCGGCGGCGCCGGTCTCATTCAATACGCGCTCGCGGCGCGCTAA
- a CDS encoding DUF3309 family protein, which translates to MALLLLLVLAVAAVACLPRWSHSRRWGYLPASFFGLLLIAMIGLLIIERIAR; encoded by the coding sequence ATGGCTCTGCTGTTGCTGCTTGTCCTTGCCGTGGCGGCGGTCGCCTGTTTGCCGCGCTGGTCCCATAGCCGCCGCTGGGGCTATTTGCCGGCGAGCTTCTTCGGCCTGTTGTTGATCGCGATGATCGGCCTGCTGATCATCGAACGCATCGCGCGTTAG
- a CDS encoding PilZ domain-containing protein, which translates to MQDEQRQHERRPIDLVVEVQAPIKCVLSDVSALGARLTVDCATVLPNEFMLVLNNELRRWCRVKWRSDDQVGVEFVAMPEAHVRSEDSDVSRRVA; encoded by the coding sequence ATGCAGGACGAGCAACGCCAACACGAACGCCGACCGATCGATCTCGTTGTCGAGGTTCAAGCACCGATCAAATGCGTGCTGAGCGACGTCTCGGCGCTCGGCGCGCGCCTGACGGTCGACTGTGCGACCGTACTGCCGAACGAGTTCATGCTCGTTCTGAATAATGAGTTGCGCCGCTGGTGCCGCGTCAAGTGGCGCTCCGACGACCAAGTCGGTGTCGAATTCGTCGCCATGCCGGAAGCGCATGTGCGGTCGGAAGACAGCGACGTCAGCCGGCGCGTGGCCTGA
- a CDS encoding ParB/RepB/Spo0J family partition protein, which yields MADHSRLGRGLAALIGDVGEESNTAATPEASRKPRRAPIETLKPNPRNPRRTFTEAELAELSDSIKERGIIQPIVVREVPNERDSYEIIAGERRWRAAQRAGLHEVPIAIVDATDTQSLEFAIIENVQRADLNPIEEAAGYVALMEQCNHTQEQVAQIIGKSRPYIANLVRLLKLPDQVKRWVREGKLSAGHARLLVGHPNAELFASMAIEEGYSVRQLEEWVRQEEQGQPGDKTFDGIKKKIEQKLGKAEAPKKDPDTLALERRMSDILGLDVSVDHQGDGGTLHIKYTDLDQLDAVLRKLGG from the coding sequence ATGGCGGATCATTCACGATTGGGGCGCGGTCTCGCGGCGCTGATCGGTGACGTCGGCGAGGAATCGAACACCGCTGCGACGCCTGAGGCCTCGCGCAAGCCGCGTCGAGCCCCCATCGAGACGCTCAAGCCGAACCCGCGCAACCCGCGCCGCACATTCACCGAGGCGGAACTCGCCGAGCTTTCCGACTCGATCAAGGAGCGCGGCATCATCCAGCCGATCGTCGTGCGCGAAGTGCCGAACGAGCGCGACTCTTACGAGATCATCGCCGGCGAGCGGCGCTGGCGCGCCGCACAGCGCGCCGGTCTGCATGAAGTGCCGATCGCCATCGTCGACGCCACCGACACGCAGTCGCTCGAGTTCGCCATCATCGAGAACGTGCAGCGCGCCGACCTCAACCCGATCGAGGAAGCGGCCGGCTATGTCGCGCTGATGGAGCAGTGCAACCACACGCAGGAGCAGGTGGCGCAGATCATCGGCAAGAGCCGGCCGTACATCGCCAACCTCGTGCGTCTGCTCAAGCTGCCCGATCAGGTGAAGCGCTGGGTACGCGAGGGCAAGCTATCGGCCGGCCACGCGCGTCTGCTCGTCGGCCACCCGAACGCCGAACTCTTCGCCAGCATGGCGATCGAGGAAGGCTACAGCGTGCGTCAGCTCGAAGAGTGGGTGCGCCAGGAAGAACAAGGCCAGCCCGGCGACAAGACCTTCGACGGCATCAAGAAGAAGATCGAGCAGAAGCTTGGCAAGGCTGAAGCGCCGAAAAAGGATCCCGATACGCTGGCGCTGGAGCGCCGCATGTCGGACATCCTCGGTCTCGACGTATCCGTCGACCATCAAGGTGACGGCGGCACCCTGCACATCAAGTACACGGATCTCGATCAGCTCGACGCTGTGCTTCGTAAGCTCGGCGGCTAG
- a CDS encoding ParA family protein, whose amino-acid sequence MTDTIDPPEAAPAEPQVVPFTKPVATAPASAPRVIAIANQKGGVGKTTTAINLGTALAAIGEHVLIVDLDPQGNASTGLGIERKQRRTSTYDVLTGHAPMRDAVIPTAVPQLHLAPSTMDLSGLELEIGRERDRAFRLRTALHNINNGTPAFNFTYVLVDCPPSLNLITVNAMAAANSILVPMQCEFFALEGLSQLLKTVDEVKKNLNPNLSIHGIVMTMFDSRNNLANQVVADVRQFMGKQVYETVIPRNVRISEAPSYGKPVLVYDLKCVGSEAYLRLATEIIQRERAMKAAG is encoded by the coding sequence ATGACCGACACGATCGATCCGCCCGAAGCAGCGCCCGCCGAACCGCAGGTCGTGCCCTTCACCAAGCCCGTGGCCACGGCGCCTGCCAGCGCGCCGCGCGTGATCGCCATCGCCAACCAGAAGGGCGGCGTCGGCAAGACCACCACGGCCATCAACCTCGGCACCGCGCTCGCCGCCATCGGCGAACACGTGCTGATCGTCGATCTCGACCCGCAGGGTAACGCCTCGACCGGCCTCGGCATCGAGCGCAAGCAGCGCCGCACCTCGACCTACGACGTGCTCACCGGCCACGCCCCGATGCGCGATGCCGTGATCCCGACCGCCGTGCCGCAGCTTCACCTCGCGCCGTCGACCATGGACCTCTCGGGCCTCGAGCTCGAGATCGGGCGCGAGCGCGACCGCGCTTTCCGCCTGCGCACCGCGCTTCACAACATCAACAACGGCACGCCGGCCTTCAACTTCACCTACGTGCTGGTGGACTGCCCACCGTCACTCAACCTCATCACCGTCAACGCGATGGCCGCGGCCAATTCGATCCTGGTGCCGATGCAGTGCGAGTTCTTCGCGCTGGAAGGCCTGTCGCAGCTTTTGAAGACGGTCGACGAGGTGAAGAAGAACCTCAATCCGAACCTGTCGATCCACGGCATCGTCATGACGATGTTCGACTCGCGCAACAACCTTGCCAACCAGGTCGTGGCCGACGTCCGCCAGTTCATGGGCAAGCAGGTCTACGAGACTGTGATCCCACGCAACGTGCGCATCTCGGAGGCGCCGTCCTACGGTAAGCCGGTGCTGGTGTACGACCTCAAATGCGTCGGCAGCGAAGCTTACTTGCGGCTCGCCACCGAGATCATCCAGCGCGAGCGCGCGATGAAGGCCGCGGGCTAA
- the rsmG gene encoding 16S rRNA (guanine(527)-N(7))-methyltransferase RsmG has translation MSKKAAAPDLAADRARALALTPVSPETAVRLDKFVALLLQWQAATNLISPATMLHLWVRHVADSLQLLDLAPANAKIWVDFGSGGGFPALPLACALAERPGAMVHMVESNGKKAAFLREAIRVTGVPAIVHAKRIEDTGDSFGDRVDVVTARALAPLKLLCDQAHPLIERGAIGLFPKGQDVDAELTEAAKYWTLAVEKVPSKTSPEGCIVVVRGLSRRQA, from the coding sequence GTGAGCAAGAAAGCCGCGGCGCCGGACCTTGCCGCCGACAGAGCGAGAGCGCTGGCGCTGACGCCGGTTTCACCGGAAACAGCCGTACGGCTGGATAAGTTCGTCGCGCTTTTGCTGCAGTGGCAGGCCGCAACAAATTTAATTTCACCTGCAACTATGCTGCACCTTTGGGTGCGGCATGTTGCTGATTCACTTCAGCTTTTGGATTTGGCACCCGCCAACGCCAAAATCTGGGTCGACTTCGGCTCCGGCGGCGGCTTTCCGGCGCTGCCGCTCGCCTGCGCGCTCGCCGAACGGCCCGGGGCCATGGTGCACATGGTGGAGAGCAACGGAAAAAAAGCCGCGTTTTTGCGCGAGGCTATCCGCGTCACCGGCGTGCCCGCGATCGTACACGCCAAGCGAATCGAGGATACTGGGGATAGCTTTGGGGATAGGGTCGATGTGGTCACCGCCCGGGCCTTGGCGCCGCTGAAACTGTTGTGCGATCAAGCGCATCCCCTGATTGAACGCGGCGCCATCGGCCTGTTCCCGAAGGGACAAGATGTAGATGCCGAATTGACCGAAGCCGCTAAATATTGGACACTTGCGGTTGAGAAGGTGCCCAGCAAGACGAGTCCCGAAGGCTGTATCGTGGTGGTCCGGGGGCTGTCGCGGCGGCAGGCTTGA